A genomic window from Pantoea alhagi includes:
- the betT gene encoding choline BCCT transporter BetT, giving the protein MPGSQDRDTIQSVTLNRAVFYGAALIIVLFSSCVLAFPEQASLILGKAQTWASATFGWYYMLVVAFYLGFVLFVALSRYGDIKLGPDHATPDFSYGSWAAMLFSAGIGSELLFFGASEPLDHLLLPPEGVAGSAQAARDGMVLTMMHWGLHGWGIYTLVAMALAYFAYRHNLPLALRSAFYPLIGDRINGPVGHAVDIFGIVGTMFGLATSLGIGVMQINSGISFLTGIAQSHTMQVILIVVVMGAATLSAVSGVDKGIRRMSELNMLLALLMFFFVLFTGPTAHLLNTLVQNFGDYFTSLPRKTFDLYAYGNSGKERWLGSWTVFYWAWWIAWSPFVGMFIARISRGRTLREFVIGVLLIPMGFTLAWLSVFGNSALSFFQHGMKQLGNIALSEPAMAVYHMLSSYPLATPLIVLAVAICFIFFVTSADSGALVVANLSCTGDSSSDAPNWLRIFWAAAVCMLTLSLLFAGDYTSLQTAVVLSALPFSLVLVLFVVAMYRALHHEKQRDRSRSLAIASPLLNGRYRPGHTSSWRRRLNRAISYPGRDMVYRFMDETARPALSKVVEVLEEKGLQVESDLSPQDFSMSIRVEHGDEAPFVYGVQMQGYSTPSFMRRGGNLPTASRYYRAEVHLWEGSQEYDLVGYTEEQIINDILDHYERHLQFLHLIR; this is encoded by the coding sequence ATGCCGGGGTCACAAGACCGAGATACCATTCAATCCGTTACGCTTAACCGCGCAGTGTTTTATGGCGCTGCGCTAATCATTGTGCTTTTTTCCTCTTGCGTGCTCGCCTTTCCTGAACAGGCGAGCCTGATACTGGGTAAGGCGCAAACCTGGGCTTCCGCCACCTTCGGCTGGTATTACATGCTGGTGGTGGCTTTTTATCTGGGCTTTGTGCTGTTTGTCGCCCTTTCCCGCTATGGCGATATCAAACTGGGCCCGGATCACGCGACGCCCGATTTCAGCTATGGCAGCTGGGCAGCGATGCTATTTTCCGCCGGCATCGGTTCCGAGTTGCTGTTTTTTGGCGCGTCAGAGCCGCTGGATCACCTGCTGCTGCCGCCGGAAGGGGTCGCAGGCTCCGCTCAGGCGGCGCGCGACGGCATGGTGCTGACCATGATGCACTGGGGTCTGCACGGCTGGGGCATTTATACGCTGGTGGCGATGGCGTTGGCCTATTTTGCTTATCGTCATAATTTGCCGCTGGCGCTGCGATCCGCGTTTTATCCGCTGATTGGCGATCGTATTAACGGCCCTGTGGGCCATGCAGTCGATATATTCGGCATCGTCGGTACTATGTTTGGCCTGGCAACCAGTCTGGGCATCGGCGTAATGCAGATTAATTCCGGCATCAGCTTTTTAACCGGCATCGCGCAGAGTCATACCATGCAGGTGATCCTGATTGTGGTGGTGATGGGCGCTGCGACCCTTTCCGCCGTCAGCGGCGTCGATAAAGGCATTCGCCGGATGTCGGAGCTGAATATGCTGCTGGCGCTGCTTATGTTCTTTTTTGTACTGTTTACCGGGCCAACAGCCCATCTGCTGAACACGCTGGTGCAAAACTTCGGCGACTATTTTACCAGCCTGCCGCGTAAAACCTTCGATCTTTACGCCTACGGCAATAGCGGTAAAGAGCGCTGGCTGGGCAGCTGGACGGTGTTTTACTGGGCCTGGTGGATTGCATGGTCGCCGTTTGTCGGCATGTTTATCGCTCGTATTTCCCGTGGCCGTACCCTGCGCGAATTTGTTATTGGCGTGCTGCTGATCCCGATGGGCTTTACGCTGGCCTGGCTGTCGGTATTCGGCAACAGCGCGCTGAGTTTCTTCCAGCATGGTATGAAACAGCTGGGCAATATTGCCCTGAGCGAGCCGGCGATGGCGGTTTACCATATGCTCTCCAGCTATCCGCTGGCGACGCCGCTTATTGTGTTGGCGGTAGCCATCTGCTTTATCTTTTTTGTAACCTCAGCCGACTCCGGCGCGCTGGTGGTGGCTAATCTCTCCTGTACCGGTGACAGCAGCAGCGATGCGCCCAACTGGCTGCGAATTTTCTGGGCAGCGGCGGTCTGTATGCTCACACTTTCTCTGCTGTTTGCTGGCGACTATACCTCGTTGCAAACCGCAGTGGTGCTGAGCGCCTTGCCCTTTTCTCTGGTACTGGTGCTGTTTGTGGTGGCGATGTATCGCGCGCTGCATCATGAAAAACAGCGCGATCGCAGCCGCTCGCTGGCCATTGCCTCACCGCTGCTTAACGGGCGTTATCGTCCGGGCCACACCAGTAGCTGGCGTCGACGCCTGAACCGGGCCATCTCTTATCCGGGACGCGATATGGTTTATCGCTTTATGGATGAGACGGCGCGTCCGGCGCTGAGTAAGGTCGTTGAAGTCCTGGAAGAGAAGGGTTTACAGGTGGAAAGCGATCTGTCGCCACAGGATTTTTCAATGAGCATTCGCGTCGAACATGGCGATGAAGCGCCTTTTGTATACGGCGTGCAGATGCAGGGTTACAGTACTCCTTCCTTTATGCGTCGCGGCGGTAATTTACCTACTGCCAGCCGCTATTATCGTGCGGAAGTCCATTTATGGGAGGGCAGCCAGGAATATGACCTGGTGGGTTATACCGAAGAGCAGATAATTAACGATATTCTGGATCACTATGAACGACATCTGCAGTTTCTGCATTTAATTCGTTAA
- the dtpA gene encoding dipeptide/tripeptide permease DtpA, with amino-acid sequence MSTANKHTDKAASLNAFKQPKAFYLIFSIELWERFGYYGLQAIMAVYLVKQLGMSESDSITLFSSFSALVYGLTAIGGWLGDKVLGTKRVIVLGALVLAVGYSLIAWSGHDVSMVYIGMATIAMGSGLFKANPASLLSTCYDKDDPRIDGAFTMFYMSINVGSLVSMMLTPWLAARYGWSVAFALSVVGLAITVINFLLCQKMVKNYGSKPDFAPLNMGKLLATLVGVVVLISIATWLLHNQFIARIVLGVIALGILLVFAKEAFALKGAARRRMIVAFLLMVEAIVFFVLYMQMPTSLNFFAIRNVEHNILGITFEPEQYQALNPFWIMVASPILAAVYNKMGDRLPMPHKFAIGMVLCSGAFLVLPLGASFANQLGIVSVSWLILSYALQSIGELMISGLGLAMVAQLVPQRLMGFIMGSWFLTTAGAAMIAGKVANLMAVPEGVNDPLQSLQIYSDVFQKIGIATAVIAVLMLLTAPILNRMTIDHDVPKQP; translated from the coding sequence GTGTCTACAGCAAACAAACACACTGACAAGGCGGCAAGCCTTAATGCGTTCAAACAACCAAAAGCGTTTTATCTGATCTTTTCTATCGAACTTTGGGAACGTTTCGGTTACTACGGTCTGCAAGCCATTATGGCAGTCTACCTGGTTAAACAGCTGGGTATGTCTGAATCTGACTCCATCACGCTTTTCTCATCGTTCAGCGCGCTGGTTTACGGCCTGACCGCTATCGGCGGCTGGCTGGGGGATAAAGTGCTTGGCACCAAACGCGTGATCGTGCTTGGCGCGCTGGTCCTGGCGGTAGGTTACAGTCTGATTGCCTGGTCAGGGCATGATGTGTCGATGGTTTATATTGGCATGGCCACTATCGCTATGGGCAGCGGCCTGTTTAAAGCCAACCCGGCCTCCCTGCTCTCTACCTGCTACGACAAGGATGACCCGCGTATCGATGGTGCTTTCACCATGTTCTATATGTCGATCAACGTGGGCTCACTGGTTTCCATGATGCTGACGCCATGGCTGGCGGCGCGCTACGGCTGGAGCGTGGCCTTTGCCCTCTCTGTGGTTGGCCTGGCGATCACCGTTATTAACTTCCTGCTGTGTCAGAAAATGGTGAAGAACTATGGTTCTAAACCCGATTTCGCGCCGCTGAATATGGGTAAACTGCTGGCAACGCTGGTCGGCGTAGTAGTGCTTATTTCTATCGCCACCTGGCTGCTGCATAATCAGTTTATTGCGCGCATTGTACTGGGCGTGATTGCGCTGGGCATTCTGCTGGTTTTCGCGAAAGAAGCCTTCGCATTAAAAGGCGCGGCGCGTCGCCGTATGATTGTTGCTTTCCTGTTGATGGTCGAAGCGATTGTGTTTTTCGTACTCTATATGCAGATGCCGACCTCGCTTAATTTCTTCGCCATTCGTAACGTAGAACACAATATTCTGGGCATTACTTTTGAACCTGAACAGTATCAGGCGCTGAACCCGTTCTGGATCATGGTAGCCAGCCCAATCCTGGCCGCCGTCTATAACAAAATGGGCGACCGCCTGCCGATGCCGCATAAGTTTGCTATCGGTATGGTTCTTTGCTCCGGCGCCTTCCTGGTACTGCCGCTGGGCGCAAGCTTCGCCAATCAGTTAGGCATCGTATCCGTTAGCTGGCTGATCCTGAGCTATGCGCTGCAAAGTATCGGTGAGCTGATGATTTCCGGACTGGGTCTGGCGATGGTTGCTCAGCTGGTGCCGCAGCGTCTGATGGGCTTTATTATGGGCTCCTGGTTCCTGACCACCGCTGGTGCCGCCATGATTGCCGGTAAGGTTGCTAACCTGATGGCAGTACCAGAAGGCGTCAACGATCCGCTGCAGTCGCTGCAAATTTACAGCGATGTGTTTCAGAAGATCGGTATCGCCACCGCAGTTATCGCCGTGCTGATGCTGCTGACCGCGCCGATCCTGAACCGCATGACTATCGATCATGATGTACCTAAACAGCCATAA
- the gstA gene encoding glutathione transferase GstA translates to MKLFSKAGACSLSPHIILRECGLDFTQVNVDLASKKTERGEDYWQINPKGQVPALELDDGTLLTEGPAIVQYLADLKPDRQLLAPAGSLTRYHTLEWLNYIATELHKGFTPLFRPDTPEEVKVQQRQQLERKFRYVNDELQDKQWLVGSRFSVADAYLFVVSRWANAVQLDLSTLEALSAWQARVAERPAVIAALKAEGLA, encoded by the coding sequence ATGAAACTGTTCAGTAAAGCCGGTGCCTGTTCCCTCTCTCCCCATATCATCCTGCGCGAGTGCGGCCTTGATTTCACCCAGGTGAATGTCGATTTAGCCAGCAAAAAAACCGAGCGCGGCGAAGACTATTGGCAAATCAATCCCAAGGGGCAAGTTCCGGCCCTGGAACTGGATGACGGCACGCTGCTCACTGAAGGTCCGGCTATTGTGCAATATCTGGCCGATTTAAAGCCCGATCGTCAGTTGCTGGCGCCAGCCGGAAGCCTGACACGCTACCATACGCTGGAATGGCTGAACTATATCGCCACTGAGCTGCATAAAGGCTTTACTCCGCTGTTCCGCCCCGATACGCCAGAAGAAGTTAAAGTGCAACAGCGTCAGCAGCTGGAGCGCAAATTCCGCTACGTCAATGATGAGCTGCAGGATAAACAGTGGCTGGTGGGTTCACGCTTTAGCGTGGCGGATGCCTATCTGTTTGTTGTCTCGCGCTGGGCAAATGCGGTGCAGCTTGACCTGAGCACGCTGGAAGCGTTGTCAGCCTGGCAGGCGCGCGTGGCTGAACGACCCGCCGTGATTGCCGCATTGAAAGCGGAAGGCCTGGCCTGA
- the pdxY gene encoding pyridoxal kinase PdxY encodes MKNILAIQSHVVFGHAGNSAAEFPMRRMGANVWPLNTVQFSNHTQYGHWTGTVMPASHLTDIVKGIANIDRLKTCDAVLSGYLGSAEQGEQILEIVRQVKQANPDAWYFCDPVMGHPEKGCIVAPGVAEFHCKASLPASDIIAPNLLELEMLSGSSVTSVDEAVTVSRKLIAQGPKIVLVKHLARAGRRSDRFEMLLVTAQEAWHISRPLIDFGVRQPVGVGDLTSGLLLVNLLKGETLKQSLEHITAAVYEVMLKTHEMGEYELQLVAAQDLIAQPQQHFVAEKL; translated from the coding sequence ATGAAAAATATTCTCGCTATTCAGTCTCACGTAGTTTTTGGTCACGCCGGCAACAGCGCGGCGGAATTCCCGATGCGTCGTATGGGCGCGAACGTCTGGCCATTAAATACCGTTCAGTTTTCCAACCATACGCAATACGGGCACTGGACCGGCACCGTTATGCCGGCTTCACATCTGACCGATATTGTGAAGGGTATTGCCAATATCGATCGCTTAAAAACCTGCGATGCGGTGCTGAGCGGCTATCTCGGGTCTGCCGAGCAGGGTGAACAGATTCTGGAGATTGTACGCCAGGTCAAACAGGCCAATCCCGACGCCTGGTACTTCTGCGATCCGGTGATGGGACATCCGGAAAAGGGCTGCATCGTGGCGCCGGGTGTGGCGGAGTTTCACTGCAAAGCGTCGCTGCCTGCCAGCGATATCATCGCGCCGAACCTGCTGGAGCTGGAAATGCTCAGCGGCAGCAGCGTGACGTCAGTAGACGAGGCGGTGACAGTGTCACGAAAACTGATTGCGCAAGGGCCAAAAATTGTGCTGGTTAAACATCTGGCACGCGCCGGACGTCGCAGCGACCGTTTTGAAATGTTGCTGGTTACTGCCCAGGAAGCCTGGCATATCAGCCGTCCCCTGATCGATTTTGGTGTCAGACAGCCGGTAGGCGTTGGCGATTTAACCAGCGGCCTGCTGCTGGTTAATTTGTTAAAGGGCGAAACGCTGAAGCAGTCGCTGGAGCATATCACCGCAGCGGTGTATGAGGTGATGCTGAAAACCCATGAGATGGGCGAATATGAACTACAGCTGGTGGCGGCCCAGGATTTGATTGCGCAACCACAGCAGCATTTTGTCGCTGAGAAACTTTAA
- the tyrS gene encoding tyrosine--tRNA ligase, with translation MTSSNLIKQLQERGLIAQVTDEDALAERLAQGPIALYCGFDPTADSLHLGHLVPLLCLKRFQDAGHKPVALVGGATGLIGDPSFKAAERKLNTTETVNEWVDKIRKQVAPFLDFDCGENSAIAANNYDWFGSMNVLTFLRDIGKHFSVNQMINKEAVKQRLNREDQGISFTEFSYNLLQGYDFACLNERYGVALQIGGSDQWGNITSGIDLTRRLHQNQVFGLTVPLITKSDGTKFGKTEGGAVWLDAAKTSPYKFYQFWINTADADVYRFLKFFTFMSIEEINALEEEDKNSGKAPRAQYVLAEQVTRLVHGEEGLTAAQRITQSLFSGSLSEMTEADFEQLAQDGMPTITLEADADLQQALVNAELVPSRGQARTMINSNAVTVNGEKQSDAEYRFSDSDRLFGRYTLLRRGKKHYCLVCWK, from the coding sequence ATGACCAGCAGTAACCTGATTAAACAATTGCAAGAGCGGGGCCTGATCGCCCAGGTAACGGACGAGGACGCGTTAGCAGAGAGACTGGCGCAAGGGCCAATCGCTCTCTATTGCGGCTTTGATCCCACTGCCGACAGCTTGCATTTGGGCCATCTGGTACCTTTGCTTTGTCTGAAACGTTTCCAGGATGCGGGACATAAACCGGTTGCGCTGGTGGGCGGAGCCACCGGTCTGATTGGCGATCCCAGCTTTAAAGCGGCAGAGCGCAAGCTGAACACGACTGAAACCGTAAATGAATGGGTAGATAAAATCCGCAAACAGGTCGCCCCGTTCCTGGATTTCGACTGTGGTGAAAACAGCGCTATTGCGGCCAACAACTACGACTGGTTCGGCAGCATGAACGTGCTGACTTTCCTGCGTGATATTGGCAAACACTTCTCTGTTAACCAGATGATTAACAAAGAGGCGGTGAAGCAGCGTCTGAATCGCGAAGATCAGGGCATCTCCTTTACCGAGTTCTCCTACAATCTGTTGCAGGGTTATGATTTCGCCTGCCTGAACGAACGCTACGGCGTGGCGCTGCAGATTGGTGGCTCCGATCAGTGGGGTAACATCACTTCCGGCATCGATCTGACGCGGCGTCTGCATCAAAATCAGGTGTTTGGCCTGACCGTACCGTTGATCACCAAGTCTGACGGCACGAAATTTGGCAAAACGGAAGGCGGCGCGGTATGGCTGGACGCCGCGAAAACCAGCCCGTACAAATTCTATCAGTTCTGGATCAACACCGCCGATGCGGACGTTTATCGCTTCCTGAAATTCTTCACCTTTATGAGCATTGAAGAGATCAATGCGCTGGAAGAAGAAGATAAAAACAGCGGCAAAGCGCCGCGCGCTCAGTATGTGCTGGCCGAACAGGTCACCCGTCTGGTGCATGGCGAAGAAGGGTTGACTGCGGCGCAGCGTATCACGCAAAGCCTCTTCTCCGGCAGCCTGAGCGAGATGACCGAAGCGGATTTCGAACAGCTGGCGCAGGACGGCATGCCGACCATTACGCTGGAAGCCGATGCCGATCTGCAACAGGCGCTGGTTAATGCGGAGCTGGTGCCGTCCCGCGGGCAGGCGCGCACCATGATCAATTCTAACGCGGTTACGGTTAACGGTGAAAAACAGTCTGATGCGGAATACCGCTTCAGCGACAGCGACAGGCTGTTTGGTCGTTATACCTTGCTGCGTCGCGGTAAAAAGCACTATTGTCTGGTGTGCTGGAAATAA
- the pdxH gene encoding pyridoxamine 5'-phosphate oxidase, with protein MSDNESLQQIAHLRREYTRGGLRRKDLPEQPLALFEQWLRQACDARVPDPTAMCVATVDAQGQPYQRIVLLKHYDERGMIFYTNLGSRKAQQLAENPRVSLLFPWHFLERQVMVLGQVEKLSTLEVVKYFHSRPRDSQIGAWVSQQSSRISARGVLESKFLELKQKFSQGEVPLPSFWGGFRVKIDAMEFWQGGENRLHDRFFYQRDGERWKIDRLAP; from the coding sequence ATGAGTGACAATGAGAGTTTGCAACAGATAGCCCATTTGCGCCGTGAATATACCCGCGGCGGCCTGCGTCGTAAGGATCTGCCTGAGCAGCCGCTGGCCTTATTCGAACAGTGGCTGCGTCAGGCGTGCGATGCCCGGGTGCCCGATCCCACCGCGATGTGCGTGGCGACCGTTGATGCGCAGGGGCAGCCTTATCAACGCATTGTTTTGCTTAAGCACTACGACGAGCGCGGCATGATTTTTTATACCAATCTGGGCAGCCGTAAGGCGCAGCAGCTGGCTGAAAATCCGCGCGTGAGTTTGCTGTTTCCCTGGCATTTTCTGGAGCGTCAGGTGATGGTGCTGGGCCAGGTAGAAAAGCTGTCGACGCTGGAGGTGGTGAAATATTTCCACAGCCGTCCGCGTGATAGCCAAATTGGCGCCTGGGTTTCGCAGCAGTCCAGCCGCATATCAGCGCGCGGGGTACTGGAAAGTAAATTTCTTGAGCTGAAACAGAAATTCAGTCAGGGCGAGGTGCCGCTGCCCAGTTTCTGGGGCGGATTTCGAGTAAAAATCGACGCAATGGAGTTCTGGCAGGGTGGTGAGAACCGGCTGCACGATCGCTTTTTCTATCAGCGCGACGGCGAGCGCTGGAAAATCGATCGGCTGGCGCCCTGA
- a CDS encoding MliC family protein, which yields MHKHLILFPIMLLSGCGLFGKHQPQEQTLHYLCGTLPLTVKIAQQQAHFIMDGQPLTLTEQQSASGVIYSNGTYRFWSKGNSAFIERNQRIIVNDCQLQDAPAR from the coding sequence ATGCACAAGCATCTGATACTGTTTCCGATAATGCTGCTTTCCGGCTGTGGCCTGTTTGGCAAACATCAGCCGCAAGAGCAGACGTTACACTATCTGTGTGGCACGCTGCCGCTGACGGTTAAAATCGCGCAACAGCAGGCGCATTTTATTATGGACGGCCAGCCGCTCACGCTGACTGAGCAGCAATCCGCTTCCGGCGTGATCTACAGCAACGGCACTTACCGTTTCTGGTCAAAGGGCAACAGTGCGTTTATCGAGCGTAATCAGCGCATTATTGTCAATGATTGCCAGCTGCAGGACGCGCCTGCGCGTTGA
- the anmK gene encoding anhydro-N-acetylmuramic acid kinase, which produces MKSGRYIGVMSGTSLDGVDVVLAAIDERMVAQQASYYHPVPQAIRQQLLAINQGQNLTLSQLGQLDTRLGRLFAEAVLTLMKQQNLSADDITAIGCHGQTVWHEPYGDAPSTLQIGDNNQIAAATGITVVGDFRRRDMALGGQGAPLVPAFHQALLMHPQERRMVLNIGGIANLSVLIPGRAPGGYDTGPGNMLMDAWIWRHRGLPYDKDGAWAGSGKVILPLLKQMLSDGWFALPAPKSTGREYFNFGWIEKQLSHFPGLATQDVQATLLELTAMTISEQVQLSGGCDRLLVCGGGCRNPLLMARLASLLAGTEVSTTDKVGINGDDMEGLAFAWLAYRTLSGLSGNLPSVTGAREASILGAIYPANRPPL; this is translated from the coding sequence ATGAAATCGGGACGCTATATTGGCGTAATGTCCGGCACCAGCCTGGATGGCGTGGATGTGGTGTTAGCCGCGATTGATGAACGAATGGTGGCGCAACAGGCGAGCTATTACCATCCGGTGCCACAGGCGATACGCCAGCAGTTGTTGGCGATCAATCAGGGGCAAAACCTGACGCTGTCGCAGCTGGGGCAGCTGGATACCCGTCTTGGCCGCCTGTTTGCGGAGGCGGTATTAACGTTAATGAAACAGCAAAACCTGAGCGCCGATGATATCACCGCCATCGGATGTCATGGCCAGACGGTATGGCATGAGCCCTATGGTGATGCGCCCAGTACGCTGCAGATTGGCGACAATAACCAGATTGCCGCTGCGACCGGCATTACCGTGGTCGGCGATTTTCGTCGGCGCGATATGGCGCTGGGCGGGCAGGGCGCGCCGCTGGTGCCCGCTTTTCATCAGGCGTTGCTGATGCATCCGCAAGAGCGTCGCATGGTATTAAACATTGGCGGCATTGCGAATCTTTCGGTGCTGATCCCTGGCAGAGCGCCGGGCGGGTACGATACCGGACCCGGCAATATGCTGATGGATGCCTGGATCTGGCGTCATCGCGGTCTGCCTTATGATAAGGATGGCGCATGGGCAGGCAGTGGAAAGGTCATTCTGCCGTTACTGAAGCAGATGCTGAGCGACGGCTGGTTTGCGCTGCCGGCACCAAAAAGCACCGGCAGAGAGTATTTCAATTTCGGCTGGATCGAAAAGCAACTAAGCCATTTCCCGGGCCTGGCTACGCAGGATGTACAGGCTACGCTGCTGGAGCTGACGGCGATGACCATCAGCGAACAGGTGCAACTGAGCGGTGGCTGCGATCGCCTGTTGGTATGCGGCGGCGGCTGCCGCAATCCGCTGCTGATGGCGCGCCTGGCGTCATTATTAGCAGGTACGGAAGTCTCCACGACGGATAAAGTTGGCATCAATGGCGATGATATGGAAGGGCTGGCTTTCGCCTGGCTGGCTTACCGCACGCTATCAGGATTGTCAGGTAATTTGCCGTCGGTTACCGGCGCTCGCGAAGCCAGCATACTGGGCGCTATCTATCCGGCCAATCGGCCACCGCTATGA
- the slyB gene encoding outer membrane lipoprotein SlyB produces MMKRLLVVALAGMTLAGCANTDTLSGDVYSANEAKQVQSVSYGTLVSVRPVKIQGGDDSNVIGAIGGAVLGGFLGNTVGGGTGRSLATAGGAVLGGVAGQGVQGAMNKADGVELEIRKDDGNTIMVVQKQDASRYSVGQRVVLASNGSQVTVSPR; encoded by the coding sequence ATGATGAAGCGTTTATTAGTTGTGGCGCTGGCAGGCATGACGCTGGCAGGCTGTGCTAACACGGATACGCTTTCCGGTGACGTGTACAGCGCTAACGAAGCTAAACAGGTGCAAAGCGTAAGCTACGGAACGCTGGTGTCCGTTCGCCCGGTTAAAATCCAGGGCGGTGATGACAGCAACGTTATTGGCGCTATCGGCGGCGCAGTACTGGGCGGCTTCCTGGGTAATACGGTAGGCGGCGGCACTGGCCGTAGTCTGGCGACTGCAGGCGGCGCAGTACTGGGCGGCGTGGCTGGTCAGGGCGTTCAGGGTGCAATGAATAAAGCGGACGGCGTTGAGCTGGAAATTCGTAAGGATGACGGCAACACCATTATGGTGGTACAGAAGCAGGATGCCAGCCGCTATTCTGTGGGCCAGCGCGTGGTGCTTGCCTCAAACGGCAGCCAGGTGACCGTTTCTCCGCGTTAA
- the slyA gene encoding transcriptional regulator SlyA, with product MKLDTPLGTDLARLVRIWRALIDQRLKPLELTQTHWVTLHNIHQLPPHQSQIQLAKAIGIEQPSLVRTLDQLEEKGLIMRCTCANDRRAKRIKLTKAAEPVIQQVEHVIDATRDDILAGISKREVEQLITLIARLEKNIAELQKKSE from the coding sequence ATGAAATTGGATACGCCATTAGGAACGGATTTAGCACGCTTAGTGCGCATCTGGCGTGCGCTGATCGATCAACGTCTTAAACCGCTGGAACTGACGCAAACGCATTGGGTTACGTTGCATAATATTCATCAATTACCCCCGCATCAGTCACAAATTCAGCTGGCTAAAGCTATCGGCATTGAACAGCCTTCGCTGGTGCGCACCCTCGATCAGCTGGAAGAGAAAGGGTTGATTATGCGCTGTACCTGCGCTAACGACCGACGGGCGAAACGCATCAAGCTAACAAAAGCAGCGGAGCCGGTTATCCAGCAGGTGGAGCATGTCATTGACGCCACGCGTGATGATATTTTAGCGGGTATTTCGAAGCGCGAAGTTGAGCAGCTGATTACGCTTATCGCCCGTCTGGAAAAAAACATTGCCGAACTGCAAAAGAAAAGCGAGTAA
- the sodC gene encoding superoxide dismutase family protein, whose translation MKYHGLAALTLLVCGYAQAASEEVTLHSVTKEGVGAVVGTVKIDETAYGLTFTPNLKQLPPGIHGFHVHAKGSCEPATTDGKTVPAGAAGGHFDPQNSGSHLGPWGEGHLGDLPALYVNADGDATYPVLAPRLKKISDISGKALMVHAGGDNHSDHPQPLGGGGARYACGVIK comes from the coding sequence ATGAAATATCACGGTTTGGCAGCGTTAACGCTGCTGGTATGTGGCTACGCGCAGGCAGCCAGCGAAGAGGTGACGCTGCATAGCGTAACCAAAGAGGGCGTCGGCGCGGTTGTCGGCACGGTAAAGATTGACGAAACGGCCTATGGATTGACGTTTACGCCTAATCTCAAACAGCTACCGCCGGGCATTCATGGCTTCCATGTTCATGCCAAAGGCAGCTGTGAACCTGCCACTACCGACGGCAAAACGGTGCCGGCTGGCGCGGCGGGGGGCCACTTTGATCCGCAGAACAGCGGCAGCCACCTTGGTCCATGGGGAGAAGGTCATCTGGGCGATCTCCCGGCGCTGTATGTCAACGCCGACGGTGATGCCACCTATCCCGTACTGGCACCGCGTCTGAAAAAAATCAGTGACATTTCCGGTAAGGCGCTGATGGTGCATGCGGGCGGCGATAATCACAGCGATCACCCGCAGCCGCTGGGCGGCGGTGGCGCGCGTTACGCCTGCGGCGTTATTAAGTAA